A part of Lactobacillus sp. ESL0700 genomic DNA contains:
- the map gene encoding type I methionyl aminopeptidase, with translation MITIKSVRELKGMQASGRLLASMFEGLRDVIKPGITTWDIEEFCQEFVKSRGGRLSEQGFEGYKYGTCISVNDQIAHATPRKDTVLNEGDLVKVDVTCNLNGFETDSCTTYPVGKISDADRDLMETTKKAMYLGIDQAVLGNRIGDIGAVIQHFVEDEHGYGDVKELVGHGIQPSIHEDPEVPHWGKAGHGLRLREGMTITVEPMVEAGGDWRIEQKSVSDPNDDWVYYATPDGSKSAQFEHTFAITKDGPKILTLQKPYDGYEKYLPHFDEMDD, from the coding sequence TTGATTACAATTAAATCCGTTCGGGAACTTAAAGGGATGCAGGCTTCAGGCCGGTTACTGGCATCAATGTTTGAAGGCTTGCGTGATGTGATTAAGCCGGGAATTACGACTTGGGATATTGAAGAATTTTGTCAAGAATTTGTTAAGAGCCGTGGCGGTCGCTTATCTGAGCAAGGGTTTGAGGGTTACAAGTACGGCACTTGTATTTCGGTAAATGATCAGATTGCTCACGCAACACCGCGTAAAGATACGGTTTTAAATGAGGGTGACCTTGTTAAAGTCGATGTTACTTGCAACCTCAATGGCTTTGAGACTGATTCATGTACTACATATCCAGTTGGCAAAATTTCAGATGCAGATCGTGATTTGATGGAAACAACCAAGAAGGCAATGTATCTGGGAATTGACCAAGCAGTTTTGGGCAATCGGATTGGTGACATTGGGGCAGTAATCCAACATTTTGTCGAAGATGAACACGGCTATGGCGATGTTAAGGAGTTAGTTGGTCATGGTATCCAACCAAGTATCCATGAAGATCCAGAAGTACCTCATTGGGGCAAGGCTGGTCATGGTTTGCGCTTACGCGAAGGGATGACAATTACGGTTGAGCCAATGGTTGAAGCTGGCGGCGACTGGCGTATTGAGCAAAAGTCTGTCAGTGATCCTAATGATGATTGGGTTTATTACGCTACACCAGATGGCTCCAAGTCAGCACAGTTTGAACATACTTTTGCCATTACCAAAGATGGTCCTAAGATTCTAACTTTACAAAAGCCTTATGACGGTTACGAAAAATACTTGCCGCATTTTGACGAAATGGATGATTAA
- the galU gene encoding UTP--glucose-1-phosphate uridylyltransferase GalU, producing MKVRKAIIPAAGLGTRFMPVTKAMPKEMLPIVDKPTIQFIVEEAKSSGIEDILIVTGKNKRSIEDHFDSNPELEQNLQETGKTNLLQMSREITQLGINIYYTRQPHPLGLGDAIARGRSFVGDEPFVVMLGDDLMLDKVPLTQQLINRYNKTHASTIAVMPVPHKEVSKYGVIEPDNEIVPGLINVKSFVEKPDVDKAPSDYAIIGRYLLTPEIFDILANQKPGRGGEIQLTDAIDTMNKTQRVFAHVFTGERHDVGNKESYLETSIEYGLNHPEIKDDLRKYIINLGHKLETQDKKKK from the coding sequence ATGAAAGTAAGGAAAGCCATTATTCCGGCAGCGGGGTTAGGGACGCGGTTTATGCCCGTGACCAAAGCAATGCCCAAGGAAATGCTGCCAATTGTTGATAAGCCAACGATTCAGTTTATTGTTGAGGAAGCTAAAAGCTCGGGAATTGAAGATATTTTAATTGTTACCGGTAAAAATAAACGGTCGATTGAAGATCACTTTGATTCTAATCCCGAACTCGAGCAAAATCTGCAAGAAACAGGAAAGACCAATTTATTGCAGATGTCGCGGGAAATTACGCAACTAGGGATTAATATTTACTATACTAGGCAGCCACATCCCTTAGGTTTAGGTGATGCTATTGCCCGCGGACGCAGCTTTGTTGGGGATGAGCCGTTTGTTGTCATGCTAGGTGACGACTTGATGCTGGACAAAGTGCCGCTAACGCAGCAGCTAATCAACCGTTATAACAAGACTCACGCGTCAACAATTGCTGTCATGCCAGTGCCGCACAAGGAAGTTTCCAAGTATGGTGTCATTGAACCAGATAATGAAATTGTGCCGGGGTTAATTAACGTTAAGTCCTTTGTGGAAAAGCCTGATGTTGATAAGGCACCCAGTGACTACGCCATTATTGGTCGCTACTTGTTGACGCCAGAAATTTTTGATATCTTGGCTAACCAAAAACCGGGACGTGGCGGCGAAATTCAACTGACTGATGCCATTGACACAATGAATAAGACCCAGCGTGTTTTTGCTCATGTGTTTACGGGTGAACGCCACGATGTTGGCAATAAGGAAAGTTATCTTGAAACTTCCATTGAATATGGCCTTAATCATCCTGAAATTAAAGATGATTTGCGCAAGTATATTATTAATTTGGGTCATAAGTTAGAGACTCAAGATAAGAAAAAGAAATAA
- a CDS encoding flavodoxin domain-containing protein, whose product MKARIVYASMTGNDADMAEILEEDLQDYDFDVETSEAEFTDASDYLASDLCIFVTYTYGEGKMTDDVADFYEQLKELDLSGKYFAVMGSGDKTYNDHFCENVFDFEKMFKQVGAEEVVAPVTIENAPDDDAIAAIDKAAEEMADRLNG is encoded by the coding sequence ATGAAGGCAAGGATTGTCTACGCTAGTATGACTGGCAATGATGCAGATATGGCAGAGATTTTAGAAGAAGATCTGCAAGATTATGATTTTGATGTAGAGACTAGCGAGGCCGAGTTCACGGACGCTAGCGACTACTTGGCAAGTGACTTGTGCATTTTTGTGACCTACACTTATGGTGAGGGCAAGATGACTGACGATGTTGCCGACTTTTACGAACAACTAAAAGAGCTAGATTTAAGCGGCAAATATTTTGCAGTAATGGGCAGCGGTGACAAGACCTACAACGACCATTTTTGTGAGAATGTTTTTGACTTTGAAAAAATGTTCAAACAAGTTGGTGCTGAAGAAGTTGTCGCACCAGTAACGATTGAAAATGCACCGGACGATGATGCAATCGCTGCAATCGATAAAGCTGCAGAGGAAATGGCTGATCGGTTAAATGGCTAA
- a CDS encoding YihY/virulence factor BrkB family protein, protein MNKSKEAAPNRVALFYKTLSLKFSQGEVLTSAIVIAYYVLFSIFPLIIIIGNILPLFHIDTTPIASYLDLIFPDRIAKFIMPIINSLLKRKSTGYISFGIILALWSVSSLVNAIRIGMNRIYGVRMTELKQKWQITVWTRSITILLTNLMIVIFTLLSLTLIFGQQVLEFLRPIFSFSVGEIEKIFSYRYPVVGIILLGALFYLNYVLPNVKLKKRVIWPGVFTTLIGWLLLSYLFSFYLHHFHISWENYGIIGTFIIFMLWLNISSILLLFGTCVNAAIVSLRVGKVQYSVGHLAEYIQRKRHQ, encoded by the coding sequence ATGAATAAAAGTAAAGAGGCAGCACCAAATCGTGTTGCCTTATTTTATAAGACGCTATCGCTCAAATTCTCGCAAGGCGAAGTGTTAACTAGCGCGATTGTCATTGCTTATTATGTTTTGTTTTCGATTTTTCCATTAATTATTATTATCGGAAACATTTTGCCACTGTTTCATATTGATACGACGCCAATTGCCAGTTATCTTGACCTGATTTTTCCGGATCGGATCGCCAAGTTTATTATGCCGATTATTAACTCACTGTTAAAGCGTAAGTCGACCGGCTATATTTCGTTTGGTATTATTTTGGCCTTGTGGTCGGTTTCGTCATTAGTTAACGCGATTCGCATCGGGATGAATCGCATTTATGGCGTGCGCATGACAGAATTAAAGCAGAAGTGGCAGATAACGGTGTGGACGCGGTCAATTACTATTTTATTAACTAACTTAATGATTGTTATTTTTACTTTGCTAAGTTTAACTCTGATTTTTGGACAGCAAGTGTTGGAATTTTTACGGCCAATTTTTTCTTTTTCAGTTGGTGAAATTGAAAAAATCTTCAGTTACCGTTATCCAGTTGTTGGCATTATTTTGCTTGGCGCGTTATTTTATTTAAACTACGTTTTGCCTAATGTTAAGCTGAAAAAGCGGGTAATTTGGCCTGGTGTCTTTACGACCTTAATTGGCTGGCTGTTGCTATCTTATTTGTTTAGTTTTTACCTCCATCATTTTCACATCAGCTGGGAAAATTATGGCATCATTGGTACTTTTATTATTTTCATGTTATGGCTTAACATCTCTTCTATCTTGTTATTATTTGGTACCTGTGTTAATGCGGCGATTGTTTCACTTCGTGTTGGTAAAGTACAATATTCTGTTGGTCATTTAGCAGAGTATATTCAAAGAAAACGCCACCAATAA
- a CDS encoding thiolase family protein yields MKDIFVVAAKRTPFGRYRGQWADQNAVDLGQLVLTETLRSIGVEVSELDALFMGNVLGSGLGQNMARQVAINAGMKTTSSSVTINEVCGSSLKALRLAQGQMELGDFDFVAVGGSESMTNAVYYNAARNQPAENSIMMTDGLTDAFSGQLMGLTAENVAEKYHVSRQEMDSYSLQSHQKAARAVKEGYFASEMIPISINGRQISQDENIRPDTNMAALAKLSPAFVADGQVTAGNSSPLSDGASMVLLATAAKVKELGLKPLARLGAFAESGIDPAYMGFAPYYAVQKLLQKTAHKITDYDVVEVNEAFAAPSVALTRDLAIPQSRLNIFGGAIALGHPLAATGTRLVATAINALNHVNGNRALVTLCIGGGQAIACELIRVE; encoded by the coding sequence ATGAAAGACATTTTTGTTGTTGCTGCTAAAAGGACACCATTTGGCCGTTATCGCGGGCAATGGGCTGACCAAAACGCAGTTGACTTGGGTCAGCTGGTTCTTACGGAAACCTTGCGCAGTATCGGCGTTGAAGTTAGCGAACTTGATGCCTTATTTATGGGTAACGTCTTAGGAAGCGGTTTGGGGCAAAACATGGCACGGCAAGTGGCGATTAATGCTGGCATGAAGACAACCAGCAGCAGCGTAACTATTAATGAGGTCTGCGGGTCAAGTCTGAAGGCGTTGCGCTTAGCTCAAGGCCAAATGGAGCTCGGCGATTTTGACTTCGTTGCTGTTGGCGGTAGTGAAAGCATGACTAACGCGGTTTATTACAATGCTGCTCGCAATCAGCCGGCAGAAAATAGTATCATGATGACCGACGGCTTAACCGATGCTTTTTCTGGACAACTGATGGGGCTAACGGCGGAAAATGTCGCTGAAAAGTATCATGTTTCACGCCAAGAAATGGACAGTTACAGCTTGCAGTCGCATCAAAAAGCCGCGCGAGCTGTTAAAGAAGGTTATTTTGCTTCCGAAATGATTCCAATTAGCATTAATGGTCGCCAAATTAGCCAAGATGAAAATATTCGGCCCGATACCAATATGGCCGCATTAGCTAAACTGTCTCCTGCGTTTGTTGCAGATGGACAAGTGACGGCGGGGAATTCTTCGCCGCTCAGTGATGGCGCAAGTATGGTACTTTTGGCAACTGCCGCAAAAGTAAAGGAGTTGGGACTTAAGCCACTAGCGCGTCTTGGGGCATTTGCGGAGTCGGGCATTGACCCAGCTTATATGGGTTTTGCGCCGTATTATGCTGTGCAAAAGTTGTTACAAAAAACAGCCCATAAGATTACTGATTATGATGTGGTGGAAGTTAATGAGGCTTTTGCGGCGCCAAGCGTTGCTCTTACTCGTGACTTAGCAATTCCGCAGTCGCGCTTAAATATTTTTGGCGGGGCAATTGCGTTAGGGCACCCCTTAGCAGCCACGGGCACAAGGCTAGTAGCAACCGCGATTAATGCACTTAACCACGTTAACGGCAATCGCGCCTTGGTCACGCTGTGTATTGGCGGCGGGCAAGCAATTGCGTGCGAATTAATTAGGGTGGAATAG
- a CDS encoding SHOCT domain-containing protein, giving the protein MARKKHNSKHSQSWHKYFGIGLIILISLFCLTTTSISIFEKISLLFCLAFYLLGYYLAHRHSKSKLPQKQVKSQISKKQSENTKIIATVKYPLLVPTAQCALCGKNLYHCQLRLKFKNLSYICEDCMLKHNFPLTSRSINWAAKHTTDDFKRYINNGQSFTNIAFKKSPKYWYERFWVWLLILLALILYLLGTSETFSIKIFVSFCSIFGVSKLFISDKKVNEEIEKKNNSSCALCGQDLSQETRFLKFKNSTYICKNCMLKYKFSPISKSRAWAASHTIEDLKKYLDNNQDFSDIILTTDNKPVAPKFRNEQLHKPWYKRLEIWLFIITAFTVYLTASSINIFIRIIVALLAAFFVCGARISSKTDYDILTEKIDKQCGLCSQDLYYSDKFVKLKDSSYICQDCMANYKYESVKNVSDWIASHTIDDLKEYIDKGQDFTDISLEIQIQKDEKDEYIKAFKNKSIRYSHYYFNIDARKIYIAKTLLFPDRLVDASEIVSYHINEKKHIETEKYFVTQYFINNVPMGVTKYETKKYLDHLGLVITLTDNSEFEIKFLIVKSEIPCARVNSAYSQLEHVTSILDTWQDHEIDKKQINDIMKELVNYKALLEADIITKEDFDAKKKQLLNL; this is encoded by the coding sequence ATGGCAAGAAAAAAGCATAATAGTAAACATTCTCAATCTTGGCATAAGTATTTTGGGATTGGGCTGATTATTTTAATCTCTTTATTTTGTTTAACTACTACATCAATTAGTATTTTTGAAAAAATTTCATTATTATTCTGTCTAGCTTTTTATCTTTTAGGATATTATCTAGCACATAGGCATAGCAAAAGCAAACTTCCCCAAAAACAAGTTAAAAGCCAAATATCTAAAAAACAATCAGAAAACACAAAAATTATAGCAACTGTAAAATACCCACTACTTGTACCAACAGCACAATGTGCACTATGTGGTAAAAATCTTTACCACTGTCAACTTCGGCTAAAATTTAAAAATCTATCATATATTTGTGAAGACTGCATGCTTAAGCACAATTTTCCATTGACTAGTAGATCTATTAATTGGGCTGCAAAACACACAACTGATGATTTTAAGAGATACATTAATAATGGACAAAGTTTTACTAATATTGCATTCAAAAAATCGCCTAAATACTGGTATGAGCGCTTTTGGGTTTGGTTACTCATTTTATTAGCTTTAATACTTTACTTACTTGGAACATCAGAAACTTTCTCTATAAAAATCTTTGTATCTTTTTGTTCAATATTTGGTGTTAGTAAACTTTTTATATCGGATAAAAAAGTTAATGAAGAAATTGAAAAAAAGAATAATTCAAGCTGTGCACTCTGTGGTCAAGATCTTTCTCAAGAAACTCGCTTTCTAAAGTTTAAAAATTCTACTTATATTTGTAAAAATTGTATGCTTAAGTATAAGTTTTCTCCTATTAGTAAATCTCGAGCTTGGGCTGCTTCTCATACCATCGAAGACTTGAAAAAATATCTTGACAATAATCAAGATTTCTCTGATATTATTTTAACTACTGATAACAAGCCAGTAGCACCTAAATTTCGTAATGAACAGCTTCATAAGCCTTGGTACAAGCGTCTCGAAATATGGCTATTTATTATAACGGCCTTTACAGTATACTTGACAGCTTCATCTATAAACATTTTCATCAGAATCATTGTGGCACTATTGGCAGCCTTCTTTGTTTGTGGCGCTCGTATTTCTAGTAAAACTGATTATGACATTTTAACTGAAAAAATTGATAAACAATGTGGACTTTGTAGTCAAGACCTTTATTACAGTGACAAATTTGTAAAATTAAAAGATTCTTCTTATATTTGTCAAGATTGTATGGCTAATTATAAATATGAATCAGTTAAAAATGTTAGCGATTGGATAGCCTCCCATACAATTGATGATTTAAAAGAATACATTGACAAAGGTCAAGATTTTACAGATATTTCTTTAGAAATACAAATACAAAAAGACGAAAAAGATGAATACATAAAAGCTTTCAAAAACAAATCCATTCGATATTCTCATTACTACTTTAATATTGATGCAAGAAAAATTTATATTGCCAAAACACTTTTATTTCCCGACAGATTAGTAGATGCGAGTGAAATTGTTTCATATCACATTAATGAGAAAAAACATATTGAAACTGAAAAATATTTTGTTACGCAATATTTTATTAACAACGTTCCAATGGGGGTAACCAAATATGAAACAAAAAAATATTTGGATCATCTTGGCTTAGTTATTACTTTAACTGACAACAGCGAATTTGAAATTAAATTTTTGATTGTCAAAAGTGAGATACCCTGTGCTCGTGTTAATAGCGCATATTCTCAATTAGAACATGTAACTTCTATTCTCGATACTTGGCAAGATCATGAAATAGACAAGAAACAAATTAATGACATTATGAAAGAACTAGTAAACTATAAAGCATTATTAGAAGCTGACATTATCACCAAAGAAGATTTTGACGCTAAAAAGAAACAATTATTAAACCTTTAA
- a CDS encoding GtrA family protein, producing MANRINPWRHPIKFVKRHRNLFVYMVFGFIAALINTVVFMVLHKWWRGAVFFSNIIAFVISNLASYFFNQKAVFINNVDQDHSTWHKLIVFFTYRIISLIPDQMIMSVGISWLHLNALPVKIIDQVLVGIFNYLTTRSVFQAQETTMIERAKQRMQKHKNNK from the coding sequence ATGGCTAATAGGATTAATCCATGGCGTCATCCCATTAAGTTTGTTAAACGCCACCGCAATCTATTTGTTTACATGGTTTTTGGGTTTATTGCCGCATTAATTAATACAGTTGTCTTTATGGTCCTGCACAAATGGTGGCGCGGAGCAGTTTTCTTTTCTAACATTATTGCGTTTGTAATTTCTAATCTAGCTTCCTACTTCTTTAACCAGAAGGCCGTCTTTATTAATAATGTTGACCAGGATCATTCAACTTGGCACAAGCTAATCGTCTTTTTTACCTATCGAATTATTAGCTTGATTCCTGACCAAATGATTATGTCCGTTGGTATTTCATGGTTGCACCTCAATGCTTTACCAGTTAAAATTATTGATCAAGTATTAGTCGGGATTTTCAATTACCTAACTACACGATCGGTTTTCCAAGCACAGGAAACAACGATGATTGAGAGAGCTAAACAGCGAATGCAAAAGCATAAAAATAATAAATAA
- the wecB gene encoding UDP-N-acetylglucosamine 2-epimerase (non-hydrolyzing), with product MTRIKVMTVFGTRPEAIKMAPLVLGLKADERFDEVTVVSAQHREMLDQVLEIFKIQPDYDFNIMKQNQTLEEITAKVMIDLAKVIKKEKPDIVLVHGDTTTSFAASLASFYEQSTIGHVEAGLRTWNKYSPYPEEMNRQMTDDLADLYFAPTKLSKANLLKENHQADNIFVTGNTAIDALKQTVQKDYHHDVLDLIEPGHKIILVTMHRRENQGEPMRRVFKVMKQVVDSHEDVEIIYPVHLSPRVQQVAREILGNDPRIHLIAPLDVVDFHNLAKRSYFIMTDSGGVQEEAPSLNKPVLVLRDTTERPEGVKAGTLKLVGTEVDAVRKAMLDLLEDKAAYQKMANAKNPYGDGHAAERIMDDIAYYFDKSKTTRPADFE from the coding sequence ATGACTAGAATTAAGGTAATGACGGTTTTTGGCACTAGACCTGAGGCAATTAAAATGGCGCCACTTGTGCTCGGATTAAAGGCTGATGAGCGGTTTGACGAGGTGACGGTGGTTAGCGCGCAGCACCGTGAAATGCTTGATCAGGTTTTGGAAATTTTCAAAATTCAACCGGATTACGACTTTAACATAATGAAGCAGAATCAGACGCTTGAAGAAATTACGGCTAAGGTAATGATTGACTTAGCTAAAGTAATTAAGAAGGAAAAGCCGGATATTGTCTTGGTGCACGGTGATACGACGACCAGCTTTGCGGCTAGCTTAGCCAGCTTCTATGAGCAGAGCACAATTGGGCACGTCGAGGCTGGCTTGCGCACGTGGAACAAGTATTCGCCATATCCTGAAGAAATGAACCGGCAAATGACCGATGACTTGGCAGACCTATACTTTGCCCCAACTAAATTAAGTAAAGCTAATTTGTTAAAAGAAAATCACCAAGCTGACAATATTTTTGTCACGGGAAATACCGCAATTGATGCACTTAAGCAAACGGTTCAAAAAGACTATCATCATGATGTTCTTGACTTGATTGAACCAGGTCACAAAATTATTTTGGTAACGATGCATCGCCGTGAAAATCAGGGTGAACCAATGCGCCGCGTATTTAAGGTGATGAAGCAGGTAGTTGATAGTCATGAGGATGTTGAGATTATCTATCCTGTCCATTTATCGCCACGTGTTCAGCAAGTTGCCCGTGAAATTTTGGGTAATGACCCACGAATTCATCTGATTGCGCCATTAGATGTAGTTGACTTTCATAATTTAGCCAAACGCAGTTATTTCATTATGACAGATTCTGGTGGGGTGCAGGAAGAAGCCCCGTCGCTTAATAAACCAGTGTTAGTTCTGAGAGATACAACTGAGCGGCCTGAAGGTGTTAAAGCAGGAACATTAAAGCTGGTTGGAACCGAAGTTGATGCAGTACGCAAAGCAATGCTTGACCTGCTTGAAGATAAGGCTGCTTATCAAAAAATGGCGAATGCAAAAAATCCGTACGGTGATGGCCACGCCGCTGAGCGAATAATGGATGATATTGCTTATTATTTTGATAAATCAAAGACGACTAGGCCGGCAGATTTTGAATAG